The Acidobacteriota bacterium genome contains a region encoding:
- a CDS encoding alpha/beta hydrolase: MEQLTLQTRTWGERDKRALVLHGLSSNSAGWWRLGPDLADLGYTVIAPDLRSHGESPKSGDLSIPAYAGDVIALGSGWDLVFAHSLGAAVALACFAQDAGFAKALILEDPAIRLEDNPMIRAWLLDVFDRPLTEEQLARDNPRWHVNDARTKAEALRQSGPEAVVDTLGAPTWDGTSVLASLSVPTLLLGADPALGALVSSESGRGAAAANPRIRYEMITNGSHSMHRDEYGLFWGVVREWLATASAA, encoded by the coding sequence ATGGAACAGTTAACTCTGCAGACGCGCACCTGGGGTGAGCGCGACAAACGGGCGCTCGTGCTTCACGGTTTGTCGTCGAACTCCGCAGGTTGGTGGCGCCTCGGACCCGACCTGGCCGATCTCGGATACACCGTCATCGCCCCTGATCTGCGGTCGCACGGCGAGAGTCCGAAGTCTGGCGATCTTTCGATCCCCGCATACGCCGGCGATGTGATCGCTCTCGGGTCCGGTTGGGACCTTGTGTTTGCACACAGCCTCGGTGCCGCCGTTGCGCTGGCGTGTTTTGCACAGGACGCCGGGTTTGCAAAAGCTCTCATTCTTGAAGACCCGGCCATCCGGCTTGAGGACAATCCGATGATTCGCGCGTGGCTCCTCGACGTGTTTGACAGACCGCTCACGGAAGAGCAGCTCGCGCGCGACAATCCTCGGTGGCACGTGAATGACGCCCGGACCAAGGCGGAGGCGCTGCGTCAGTCCGGTCCGGAGGCGGTTGTCGACACGCTCGGGGCACCGACCTGGGACGGCACGAGTGTCTTGGCCAGCCTCTCGGTGCCGACATTATTGCTCGGTGCCGATCCGGCGTTGGGAGCGCTCGTGTCGTCGGAGTCCGGACGTGGCGCCGCTGCTGCAAACCCCCGAATCCGGTATGAGATGATCACCAACGGCAGTCATTCCATGCATCGTGACGAGTACGGCCTATTCTGGGGTGTTGTAAGGGAATGGTTGGCGACCGCGTCAGCCGCGTGA
- a CDS encoding N-acetyltransferase, whose amino-acid sequence MNPLPDMALVRAAQLGDAAVIVDIANHYVSTSHVTFSDTAWTLASTSEWVGHRDNTDSHRMLFVVEGSEANVVGYAYSDPYRSKDGYRYSCETTVYIAPSALGQGLGRQLLGHLVERLRDVGAHRAYAVIATPNEVSIALHASIGYRRVGVMNEVGRKFDEWRSTELWECRLR is encoded by the coding sequence ATGAATCCTTTACCTGACATGGCCTTGGTCCGCGCTGCACAGCTCGGCGACGCCGCGGTGATCGTTGACATAGCAAATCACTACGTCTCTACCTCGCACGTCACTTTCAGCGATACGGCGTGGACCCTCGCCTCGACTAGCGAATGGGTAGGCCATCGCGACAACACGGACTCGCACAGGATGCTCTTCGTGGTAGAAGGTTCGGAGGCGAATGTTGTTGGTTACGCCTATTCGGATCCGTACCGCTCGAAGGATGGCTACCGGTATAGCTGCGAGACGACGGTGTACATCGCACCATCCGCGCTAGGGCAGGGGCTCGGCAGGCAGCTCCTGGGGCACCTCGTTGAGCGATTGCGCGATGTCGGGGCGCACCGAGCCTATGCCGTGATTGCCACACCGAATGAGGTGTCGATTGCGCTACATGCCTCCATTGGTTACAGGAGGGTCGGAGTGATGAACGAAGTGGGTCGCAAATTTGACGAGTGGCGCTCGACCGAATTATGGGAGTGCCGTCTACGCTGA
- a CDS encoding PPOX class F420-dependent oxidoreductase, with translation MSRQPDALTPNDLSFLDERHLATLTTLSPDGRPHSVAIGFTYANGAVRILTDAGSQKVKNIERSKFASVCQVDGPRWLSLEGPAFVARDDATLRNAVAAFERRYRPTSDNPNRVIVTINVERVLGRSEQLSA, from the coding sequence ATGTCTCGTCAACCAGATGCCCTCACGCCCAATGACCTTTCGTTCCTCGACGAACGCCACCTTGCGACTTTGACGACGCTGTCGCCGGACGGCCGACCTCACAGCGTCGCGATCGGGTTCACTTATGCAAACGGCGCCGTACGAATACTGACAGACGCCGGTTCGCAAAAGGTCAAGAATATCGAGCGATCGAAGTTCGCATCAGTGTGTCAAGTCGATGGACCGCGATGGCTGTCGCTTGAGGGTCCAGCCTTTGTCGCCAGGGACGACGCGACGCTGCGCAACGCAGTAGCTGCATTTGAACGTCGCTACAGACCGACGAGCGACAACCCCAACCGCGTGATCGTCACCATCAACGTCGAACGGGTGCTCGGACGCTCTGAACAACTTTCAGCGTAG
- the hemF gene encoding oxygen-dependent coproporphyrinogen oxidase has protein sequence MSPSHGSIEEYYRVLQADLCERLAAFDGSATFGADRWERPGGGGGLTRVISGGDVFARGAVNVSVVHGLIPTKLGEQIGAAGENFYATGISMIFHPRNPFAPTMHANVRYFEVEGGSAWFAGGFDLTPYYLFEEDARHFHSVCRRVCDNHAVADYSTMKADCDSYFFLKHRGEARGVGGLFYDRHSEDLDEQFAFQRELGDSLYDSYVPILARRRDTPFNAANERWHRVRRGRYVEFNLVWDRGTKFGLETGGRTESILVSMPPDVSWDYDSIPAEGTPERELHDLVTGPPRDWV, from the coding sequence ATGAGCCCCTCACATGGTTCCATCGAAGAGTACTACCGCGTTTTGCAAGCGGATCTCTGTGAAAGGCTGGCGGCGTTTGATGGCTCCGCTACGTTCGGCGCTGACCGCTGGGAACGCCCTGGAGGAGGCGGCGGTCTGACACGGGTAATTTCTGGCGGGGACGTGTTCGCAAGGGGTGCAGTCAACGTGTCAGTCGTGCATGGGCTGATTCCCACCAAGCTAGGGGAGCAGATCGGCGCTGCGGGTGAAAATTTCTACGCCACCGGGATTTCGATGATTTTCCACCCGCGGAACCCGTTCGCGCCAACGATGCACGCCAACGTTCGTTACTTCGAGGTCGAGGGCGGGTCCGCGTGGTTCGCCGGTGGTTTCGATCTGACGCCGTATTACCTGTTCGAGGAGGATGCGCGGCATTTTCACAGTGTGTGTCGGCGGGTGTGTGACAATCACGCCGTCGCTGACTATTCCACAATGAAGGCCGATTGCGACAGTTACTTCTTCCTCAAACATCGCGGCGAGGCTCGCGGTGTCGGCGGATTGTTCTACGATCGACACAGCGAAGACTTGGATGAACAGTTTGCGTTCCAAAGGGAGCTTGGAGACTCGCTGTACGACAGTTACGTGCCGATTCTTGCCCGTCGCAGAGACACGCCGTTCAATGCCGCCAATGAGAGGTGGCATAGGGTCCGGCGTGGTCGGTACGTCGAATTCAATCTCGTATGGGACCGTGGGACGAAGTTCGGTCTCGAAACTGGTGGTCGTACCGAGTCGATCCTCGTGTCGATGCCGCCAGATGTTTCGTGGGACTACGACTCGATTCCCGCCGAAGGCACGCCTGAACGCGAGCTTCACGACTTGGTTACGGGTCCGCCGAGGGATTGGGTGTAG
- the hemC gene encoding hydroxymethylbilane synthase, whose protein sequence is MMGELTLATRGSELALAQTAWVADRLRQTHPGLDVGMLIVESSGDRDRISPVAALTEMGAFVRSLQYAVLEGRADAAVHSCKDLPTDSPDGISIAAFPQRANPFDVLIGADLGDLARSAVIGTGSPRRRAQLSLLRPDVTFVELRGNIGTRIRKVREGNVDAAILAAAGLERLGRDSDAAHYFTLETMIPAPAQGSLAVEATVESEAYGLLSAIDDPGVRLSAETERLVLSETGAGCRSALGAYAVVSDSGITLHGFVDDEGEPRRFVAQASTSRAVVEELVKGLKL, encoded by the coding sequence ATGATGGGTGAGCTGACGCTCGCGACTAGGGGATCAGAACTTGCCTTGGCTCAGACGGCGTGGGTGGCGGATCGCTTGCGCCAAACCCACCCTGGGCTAGATGTGGGGATGCTGATCGTCGAATCGTCCGGCGACCGTGACCGCATCAGTCCCGTCGCAGCGCTCACCGAGATGGGTGCCTTTGTCCGTTCGCTGCAATACGCGGTGTTGGAGGGTCGCGCCGATGCGGCGGTGCATTCTTGCAAGGACCTGCCGACGGACTCTCCGGACGGCATATCAATTGCGGCGTTTCCCCAACGAGCCAACCCGTTCGACGTGCTGATTGGTGCTGACCTTGGAGATCTTGCACGATCCGCCGTCATCGGCACCGGCAGTCCGCGTCGTCGGGCTCAGCTTTCACTGCTTCGACCCGACGTTACGTTTGTGGAGCTGCGCGGAAACATCGGCACGAGGATTCGCAAGGTTCGCGAAGGCAATGTAGACGCGGCAATACTTGCCGCTGCCGGACTTGAGCGCCTGGGACGGGATAGCGACGCTGCCCACTACTTCACTCTCGAAACGATGATTCCGGCACCTGCGCAGGGTTCGCTGGCGGTCGAGGCCACGGTCGAATCCGAGGCCTACGGCCTGTTGTCCGCGATTGATGACCCCGGCGTGCGTCTGAGCGCCGAAACCGAACGGTTGGTGCTCTCCGAAACCGGGGCAGGATGTCGTTCCGCGCTGGGTGCGTATGCCGTCGTATCTGACTCGGGCATAACGCTACATGGATTCGTTGACGACGAGGGGGAACCGCGGAGGTTTGTTGCGCAAGCATCCACAAGCAGAGCCGTCGTGGAGGAGCTGGTGAAAGGACTCAAACTATGA
- a CDS encoding uroporphyrinogen-III synthase: MTHPPRVAVTTTVDRYDEVAGALSVAGCEPVALPCIEVVFAEGQALDEIRVGVAHADIVVLTSQRPISLVWPDGMTGVKVLAVGDATADTARAAGASVVGIGKGGGLALAKLFGDKVAGQHVVYPHAGGAPNPVEKMLAHITASFTSFEVYRVDSVAPADDEVDAAMFASPSAVRSWAAARDFDSLITAAIGDTTASALAEHGVVPNVIPDSPGMLPLVSATAKYVLSKNASQAQTASKAQTVSKEVTAQ, from the coding sequence ATGACGCACCCTCCTCGGGTCGCTGTTACCACCACCGTGGACCGGTACGACGAGGTCGCGGGCGCGCTCAGCGTCGCAGGTTGCGAACCAGTCGCTCTCCCATGTATCGAGGTCGTTTTTGCTGAGGGTCAAGCGCTTGATGAGATTCGCGTCGGTGTTGCACACGCTGACATCGTGGTTCTCACAAGTCAGCGCCCGATCTCGCTGGTGTGGCCCGATGGCATGACTGGTGTCAAAGTCCTCGCGGTTGGAGATGCGACCGCCGACACCGCGCGCGCCGCCGGTGCGTCGGTTGTCGGCATCGGGAAAGGTGGCGGGCTCGCGCTGGCCAAACTTTTCGGCGACAAAGTGGCCGGTCAACATGTCGTATATCCGCACGCCGGCGGCGCACCCAACCCCGTCGAGAAGATGCTGGCCCACATCACCGCCAGCTTTACCTCGTTCGAGGTGTATCGGGTAGATAGCGTGGCGCCCGCAGACGACGAAGTCGATGCTGCGATGTTCGCGAGCCCGAGTGCTGTCAGGTCCTGGGCAGCGGCCCGTGATTTTGATAGCCTCATCACCGCCGCAATAGGGGACACCACCGCGTCGGCTCTCGCGGAGCACGGGGTGGTGCCGAACGTCATCCCTGACAGCCCAGGGATGCTTCCGCTCGTGTCCGCCACCGCAAAATACGTCCTATCCAAAAACGCCTCCCAGGCCCAAACCGCCTCAAAGGCCCAAACCGTCTCAAAGGAAGTGACCGCCCAATGA
- the hemB gene encoding porphobilinogen synthase, with amino-acid sequence MTAFPSRRGRRLRMTPALRNQFAETRVSAAQFVLPVFIVPGKNVSRAIPSMPGHNQMSVDVVCDVARRAQDAGVGGMMFFGIPATKDSEGTSGWDEAGPVPRVLEAVAQAAPELVRWADVCLCEYTDHGHCGVVVDGVVDNDATLPLLTKAAVVYADSGAQIVTPSDMMDGRVAAIRSGLDTASHADTAICVHAVKYASAYYGPFRDAVGSSLQSGDRRSHQMNPPNRREARVEVLEDIAAGADVVMVKPAGPYQDIIRQTRDIVDTPVAAYQVSGEFAMIKAAAANGWVDGDSVMMESLTGIARAGADVIATYFAIEAAEALQ; translated from the coding sequence ATGACTGCCTTCCCGTCCCGCCGAGGACGCCGCTTGCGGATGACGCCGGCGCTGCGAAACCAATTCGCAGAGACCAGAGTTTCCGCTGCGCAGTTTGTGCTTCCCGTCTTCATCGTCCCTGGGAAGAATGTTTCTCGGGCGATTCCGTCTATGCCCGGTCACAACCAGATGTCGGTCGATGTCGTTTGTGACGTGGCCCGTCGCGCCCAGGATGCCGGTGTCGGTGGCATGATGTTTTTCGGAATCCCGGCAACCAAGGACTCCGAGGGGACGTCCGGTTGGGACGAAGCCGGTCCTGTACCACGAGTGCTCGAAGCGGTCGCGCAAGCCGCGCCCGAGCTGGTTCGGTGGGCCGACGTGTGCCTCTGTGAATACACCGATCACGGTCACTGTGGAGTGGTCGTTGACGGAGTGGTCGACAACGATGCGACGTTGCCGCTGCTGACCAAGGCGGCCGTTGTCTACGCCGACTCCGGCGCTCAGATTGTCACCCCGTCTGACATGATGGATGGGCGCGTTGCCGCGATTCGCAGCGGGCTCGACACGGCCAGCCATGCAGACACTGCTATCTGTGTTCATGCCGTGAAGTACGCGTCTGCGTATTACGGTCCCTTCCGCGACGCAGTCGGTTCATCGCTGCAGTCGGGTGACCGGCGTTCTCACCAGATGAATCCGCCAAATCGACGCGAGGCCCGAGTTGAGGTCCTCGAAGACATTGCCGCCGGCGCAGACGTTGTGATGGTCAAACCGGCCGGGCCGTATCAGGACATCATCCGTCAGACTCGTGACATTGTGGATACTCCGGTCGCCGCCTATCAGGTGTCAGGCGAGTTCGCAATGATCAAGGCGGCGGCGGCCAACGGTTGGGTCGACGGCGATAGCGTGATGATGGAGTCGCTGACCGGGATTGCACGTGCGGGTGCAGATGTCATCGCCACCTATTTTGCGATCGAGGCGGCAGAGGCCTTGCAATGA
- the hemL gene encoding glutamate-1-semialdehyde 2,1-aminomutase gives MNSAEWFARAEAVMPGGVNSPVRAFGAVGGIPPFVTSASGAYLSTVAGERLIDFVSSWGAIVYGHADPDVVEAVAAAAAKGTSFGMPTPGEVEIAELITELVPSIDVLRFVNSGTEATMSAIRVARGATGREVVIKFAGCYHGHGDSFLVQAGSGAATFGEPNSLGVPAGTVATTRVVAYNDLAAVKEALAPGDVACVIVEPVAGNMGVVPPSPEFLDGLRTMCDGRETLLIFDEVMTGFRIARGGAQERYGVTADLTVLGKIVAGGTPAAVYGGREDLMRLVSPDGGVYQAGTLAGNPLAVAAGLTTLRRLQNDDALYEQLERSGQYMQDRLEAVLRDTKIVGCVQRVGSMMTVFFGVEVVTRWGDAEQLDTARFAKYFHAALDGGVMLPPSAYEAMFLTAAHSDEITEQAADVLVAAIRGLAE, from the coding sequence ATGAACTCAGCCGAGTGGTTTGCGAGAGCCGAAGCGGTGATGCCGGGTGGTGTCAACTCGCCGGTGCGTGCGTTTGGAGCTGTCGGGGGAATACCCCCTTTTGTAACCTCCGCATCGGGTGCGTATCTCTCCACGGTCGCTGGCGAACGCCTCATCGACTTTGTTTCGTCGTGGGGGGCGATCGTTTACGGACACGCCGACCCTGATGTCGTTGAAGCGGTCGCTGCTGCTGCCGCCAAAGGCACGTCCTTCGGTATGCCGACGCCGGGTGAAGTCGAAATCGCTGAACTTATAACCGAGCTGGTGCCCTCGATTGATGTGCTGCGTTTCGTGAACTCTGGGACCGAGGCGACAATGTCCGCAATTCGGGTTGCCCGAGGCGCCACCGGCCGCGAAGTCGTGATCAAATTCGCCGGTTGTTACCACGGCCACGGTGACTCCTTTCTAGTCCAGGCCGGTTCTGGTGCGGCGACGTTCGGTGAGCCGAACAGTCTTGGTGTCCCCGCCGGCACAGTCGCCACGACCCGCGTCGTTGCTTACAACGACCTCGCCGCGGTGAAGGAGGCGTTGGCTCCCGGCGACGTGGCGTGTGTGATTGTCGAGCCTGTTGCCGGCAACATGGGTGTGGTGCCGCCATCGCCGGAGTTTCTTGACGGGCTGCGCACAATGTGCGACGGCCGTGAGACCCTTCTTATATTCGACGAAGTCATGACCGGTTTCCGTATTGCACGCGGTGGTGCCCAGGAGCGGTATGGGGTCACCGCCGATCTGACGGTTCTCGGCAAGATCGTCGCGGGTGGCACCCCGGCGGCTGTGTACGGCGGCCGCGAGGACCTCATGCGACTTGTGTCGCCAGATGGCGGCGTGTACCAGGCGGGGACACTTGCAGGTAACCCTCTCGCTGTAGCGGCAGGACTCACGACTCTGCGTCGTCTGCAAAACGATGACGCACTCTATGAACAGTTGGAGCGTTCGGGGCAGTACATGCAGGATCGCCTTGAGGCTGTCCTGAGAGATACGAAAATTGTCGGTTGCGTGCAACGGGTCGGATCCATGATGACGGTCTTTTTCGGTGTCGAAGTCGTCACTAGATGGGGCGACGCCGAGCAGTTGGACACTGCTAGGTTTGCGAAATATTTCCACGCCGCGCTGGACGGGGGAGTGATGCTGCCACCATCGGCATATGAGGCGATGTTCCTCACGGCCGCCCATTCGGACGAGATCACAGAGCAAGCCGCCGATGTGCTGGTGGCGGCAATTAGGGGTCTCGCCGAGTGA
- a CDS encoding uroporphyrinogen decarboxylase, producing the protein MDTPPVWLMRQAGRYLPEYREIRKKHSFQESVSTPEIAAEITLQPVRRFGFDAAILFADIMTPLEAVGVNMTFDPGPRLEPMTLAQIADLPELEEERVGYVAETLRIVRRELPEDTALIGFAGAPVTVMAYLLEGGGSNEFMAMRTAFRNDPIAARAAVESLGRAMNTYLSMQVAAGADVVQLFDTWIGALDSSAAGQVGLAGARTALAGLRTPRMYFAPHAQHLQQNMTQVGADGYGIDWREPIGSQWNRIDSDAVIQGNLDPAVLLADPATIRSGVQEILRQTAGRPGFVFNLGHGIHKNTPIDHVTTLVDAVRGET; encoded by the coding sequence ATGGATACACCGCCCGTGTGGCTGATGCGCCAGGCTGGTCGCTACTTGCCTGAGTATCGCGAGATCCGCAAGAAACACTCCTTCCAGGAGTCGGTGAGCACACCTGAGATCGCTGCCGAAATAACGCTGCAGCCTGTCCGACGCTTTGGGTTCGATGCCGCGATCCTTTTTGCAGACATCATGACGCCGCTTGAGGCGGTCGGTGTCAACATGACATTTGACCCGGGGCCCCGCTTGGAGCCAATGACTCTCGCGCAAATCGCCGACCTCCCAGAACTGGAGGAGGAGCGGGTTGGGTATGTCGCCGAAACGCTTCGAATCGTGCGCCGCGAACTACCCGAGGACACCGCCCTCATCGGTTTTGCAGGGGCGCCGGTGACCGTCATGGCGTATCTGCTCGAGGGTGGAGGATCGAACGAATTCATGGCCATGAGGACGGCTTTCCGAAATGACCCGATCGCTGCCCGGGCCGCTGTTGAGAGTCTTGGCCGCGCCATGAACACCTATCTTTCGATGCAAGTAGCAGCCGGCGCCGACGTGGTCCAACTGTTTGATACATGGATCGGAGCGCTCGACAGCTCGGCGGCGGGGCAGGTCGGCCTTGCCGGCGCGCGAACCGCTCTTGCGGGTCTCAGAACGCCGCGGATGTATTTTGCGCCGCACGCCCAGCATCTCCAGCAGAACATGACACAAGTAGGCGCCGACGGGTACGGCATTGATTGGCGTGAGCCGATCGGTAGTCAGTGGAACCGGATCGACAGTGATGCCGTGATCCAGGGGAATCTCGATCCGGCGGTGTTGCTAGCCGATCCTGCAACAATTCGGTCTGGCGTGCAAGAGATCCTGCGACAAACCGCTGGACGGCCGGGATTCGTCTTCAATCTCGGCCATGGCATTCACAAAAACACGCCGATCGACCACGTAACAACACTGGTGGATGCCGTAAGAGGAGAAACCTGA
- the hemH gene encoding ferrochelatase produces MEDFAAPLPPIPGRVGIVVAQLGGPRDLGEVRGFIKGIFTDPDAVPIRGGNVTRQVVGSVISTLRAPLAKKYYRQIGSGSPILPITQSQAHLVGEELRRRGHDVVTAVAMRNGRPDTRDAVELIRRLRAEHLVMLPLYPQFTFATVGSAEKELRRVIARVGQYDPAVLRTWHNHPSYIALQAKLLTATIEQLPEDEREGVAVLVSAHGLPLKVVAKGDPYPEETERTMAEVVKRLPYRVDARLGYQSRTGPIKWIGPGTEEVIDGFVADGHKTIVMWPVTFVSDHVETLYETDILFKDHAIEVGVEKYLRVPVFNDMPDVGAVLADVIEPLVVDAVSGTGTPSVRT; encoded by the coding sequence ATGGAAGATTTTGCAGCGCCGCTGCCGCCAATCCCTGGTCGCGTCGGTATCGTTGTCGCCCAGTTAGGTGGCCCCCGAGACCTTGGCGAAGTGCGTGGGTTTATCAAGGGTATTTTCACAGATCCTGATGCCGTCCCGATTCGCGGGGGCAACGTAACGCGACAAGTAGTTGGGTCGGTGATCTCAACACTGCGGGCACCGTTGGCCAAGAAGTACTACCGCCAGATCGGATCGGGATCCCCAATCCTGCCGATCACTCAGTCGCAGGCTCACCTTGTTGGGGAGGAACTCCGTCGACGTGGACACGACGTCGTAACCGCTGTCGCTATGCGAAACGGAAGACCAGACACGAGAGATGCGGTTGAACTTATACGCCGTCTTCGGGCCGAACATCTTGTCATGCTTCCCCTGTACCCGCAGTTCACCTTTGCGACCGTCGGGTCAGCTGAGAAGGAGCTGCGACGCGTCATCGCCCGGGTTGGTCAGTACGACCCAGCAGTGCTGCGGACGTGGCACAACCACCCAAGCTATATTGCGTTGCAGGCCAAACTCCTCACCGCAACGATTGAGCAACTGCCCGAGGACGAGAGGGAGGGCGTAGCTGTGCTCGTGTCGGCGCACGGTCTCCCACTTAAGGTCGTCGCCAAGGGTGACCCGTACCCCGAGGAGACCGAGCGGACGATGGCCGAGGTAGTAAAGCGTCTGCCATACCGTGTCGATGCGCGTCTCGGATATCAGTCGCGGACCGGGCCCATCAAATGGATCGGACCCGGGACGGAGGAGGTCATAGACGGTTTCGTGGCCGATGGACACAAAACCATTGTGATGTGGCCCGTCACGTTCGTGTCTGATCATGTCGAGACCCTCTACGAGACGGACATCTTGTTCAAAGATCACGCCATCGAAGTCGGTGTTGAGAAGTACCTGCGGGTCCCGGTGTTCAACGACATGCCCGACGTTGGGGCGGTGCTTGCAGACGTCATTGAACCGCTGGTGGTCGATGCAGTCAGTGGGACCGGAACCCCCTCGGTCCGCACATGA